The sequence ATTTTTGTTCCTCTCTTGGTCCCAATCTGTGCCATCAAACCGAGGTTTCTGCCCACCCGCCACCCATTCCGCACCCAGAATAGTGGGGGGGGCCTACCCAGAAGCAACTGGTAATTCCGCCGAATCTCCTCCCGGTAGTCCTTGCGCAGGGCAAGATAACAAACGGTAATCAGGCGAGCAAGGAGAAGCGCTGGCTCAATGGGAAGTGCCCGTATGAAAACCAGCGCAAGACCGAGCAAAATCATAACTCGCCCGGATAAATCCTACAAACAGGGGATGGGGTGAAAGCGGGCGGGATTTGAACTCAGGATGGAACTGGGTGGCAACAAAAAAGGGATGGTCTTTAAGTTCAATTATCTCCACAAGTTTGCCGTCGGGAGACACACCTGAAGGGATAAGTCCTGCCTTTTGAAATAGGGGAAGAAACCGGTTGTTGAGTTCGTAACGGTGCCGGTGACGCTCATAAACAAGGTGACGGCGATAAGAGCGATAAGCCCTAGTGTTTGGTGCTAACACGCACGGATAAGCGCCCAGCCTCATCGTTCCGCCTTTCCGCCTGGTGCCGCGCTGGCTGGGCAGCGAATAGATAACCGGATACCGCGTCTTAGGGTTAAACTCAGTGGAGTTGGCTCCCTCAAGACCGCACACATTGCGGGCAAACTCAATGACCGCGACCTGCATCCCCACACACAGCCCTAAAAATGGCATACCCTGCTTTCGGCAATAGGTGATTGCCGCCATCTTTCCCTCCATCCCCCTAACGCCAAACCCACCCGGGACGATTATGCCCCCAAGGTTTTTAAACATTTCTGCAACTGGTATCCGTCCTCGCTCAATCTCCTCCGCTTCGATAAACTCAATTTCTGGTCTCACGCCCACCGCGGTAGCGGCGTGATGAACCGCCTCAATAACCGATTTGTAGGCGTCGTGCAGCTGCACATACTTGCCGCATAAGCCAATCCTTAAAGTCTCCTTCGCCTTTTCCTGTCTCTCCACAAACCCCCGCCACCCTGAAAGGTCTTGCCCGGTTTTCCCTTTAATCCTTAAGAGCCGTATTATAAGACTGTCAAGCCCTTGGCGCTGGAATATCAACGGGATTCTATAGATATTTTCCACGTCAATCGCCTCAATCACCGCCTCAGGTCGGACATTGCAGAATAACGCAATCTTCTCCTTCGCCTCCTTTGGAAGAGCCCTTTCTGCCCGGCATAAGAGGATATCCGGCTGAATCCCGATTTCCCGCAGCTTGTTCACCGAATGCTGGGTCGGCTTGGTCTTGAACTCGCCGGCGCTGCGGATAAACGGTACCAGGGTAAGATGAATGTAGAGCACATTTTCCCTACCAGCCTCAATTGCAAACTGCCTTGCCGCCTCTAAAAAGGGCAGCCCTTCAATGTCGCCGACCGTGCCGCCAATCTCGGTCAAGACAACATCCTGACCCCGGGCAACTTTTCTTATGCGCTCCTTGATCTCTGCGGTAATGTGGGGCACAACCTGAATTGTCCTGCCCAAAAATTCACCACGCCTTTCCTTCTCAATTACCGAGGAATAGATTTGACCTGCGGTCAGGTTGTTGTCCCTGGTCAGGTCTCTACCGATGAACCGCTCATAATGTCCTAAATCAAGGTCGGTCTCTGCACCATCATCGGTAACAAAAACCTCGCCGTGCTGAAACGGGCTCATCGTACCGGGGTCCACATTGATATAAGGGTCAAATTTCAGGGGCATCACCTTAAGTCCCCGACTCTTTAACAGCAGCCCGATTGATGCGGTGGCGATTCCCTTACCCAAAGAGGAGACCACACCGCCAGAAATAAAAATAAATTTAGCCACTTATCCCTGGCGCTGGTTGTGCCTCGGCTCTTTCTTGCAGATTACCCGAACAACCCCCTTGCGCTTCACCACCACGCAATGGGCGCATCTTTTCTTTACCGAAGAACGCACCTTCATTAAAACCCCTTTCTTTACCTGAACCGGTACACAATCCTGCCCCGAGTCAGGTCATAAGGTGAAAGCTCTACTGTGACCCTGTCGCCGGGCAGAATCCTTATCCAGTTCATCCTCATCCTGCCAGAGATATGGGCAAGGACAATATGTCCTGAGTCCAGTTGGACTCGAAAGGTGGCATTGGGCAAGGATTCGGTAACCACCCCTTCAACCTGAATCATATCCTTCTTACCCATACTAATCTTCCTCTACTGTCAATATAACCGGCTCGCCATCGGTCACTAAGATTGTGTTCTCATAATGGGCAGAAGGCTTGCCATCAGCCGCAACCACGGTCCAGCCGTTTTTGAGCGTCTGCACCTCAAAAGAGCCCATATTCACCATCGGCTCAATTGCCAGCGTCATCCCGCTTGCCAATTTTCTGCCCTTGCCGGGCGAGCCAAAATTGGGTATTGATGGCTCCTCGTGCAACTCAATCCCCACCCCGTGTCCATGCAACTCCCGGACAACCGAAAAACCCTTGCTTTCCACATACCGCTGAATTGCCGCACTGATATCTCCAACCCTGTTACCGGCACGGGCGTATTTAAGCCCCTCCTTAAACGCCTCCTCGGTCGCACTTATCAGCCGCTCCACCTCCGGTAAAACCCTGCCCACCGCAAATGTCCTTGCCCCATCCGCAATAAACCCATCCTTGGTCACACCCACATCAACCTTCACAATATCACCCTCCCTGAGCACCCGGGAATCTGGTATGCCATGCACCACCTCCTCATTAACACTTATGCACACCGCCGCAGGAAAACCCCGATAACCCAAAAATGTGGGCACCGCCTTGTGGCGGCGGATGTACTCCACGCAAAAACCCTCCAATTCCCTTAAACTCACCCCGGGTCCAACCCGCTCTGCCACCAACCGCAAAACCCCGGCAACAACCCTGCCCGCCCTTTTTATCCCCGCTATCTCCCTCTCGCTTTTGATGTAAAGCGCCATTATTCATTTCCGCCCAATCAGACCGACCAACTCCTCAAATACCCTGTCCCTGCCCAAACCGCCATTTAGGCATACCATCTTGCCCCTCTGCTGGTAATAATCAACCAGCGGTTTTGTCTCCTTTTTATAAACCGCAAGCCGCGCCCGAATCGTCTCCTCCCGGTCATCGGCGCGCTGATAGAGTTCTCCACCACAATCATCGCAAACCCCATCCCTTTTCGGCGGGCTAAATGTCAGGTTGTAAATCTTTCCGCAGTTTGCGCACTGGCGCCTGCTGGAAAGCCTCCTTACCACCTCATCATCGTCAAGATCAATCAGGACCGCAAAGGTCAACTCCCGGCCGAGCCCCCTTAGGAGCCTGTCAAGCCCTTCTGCCTGCGGCACGGTTCTGGGAAAGCCGTCAAAGACAATGGGTTGAGCCAGATTTTTGCGCACAAAATCATCAACCACCTCCAGGACAATCTCGTCCGGGACCAAGCCACCCGCGGCAACATAGCTCTCCACCTTCAAACCCAGCGGGCTTTTCCTCTTAATATGGTCGCGGAACACCTCGCCAGTTGAGTAATGGACAAAGCCCAACCGGCTTGAAAGCAGCTCCGCCTGGGTGCCTTTCCCTGAGCCGGGTGGCCCAAAAAGCACTAAAAGCACACCGCGGTCATTCGCTTTGCAATCTGTAGTCTCCATAGTGTTGTTATTCTAACCTGCGTCTATACAATAGTCAAGAAGCATCATCATTTGACACCGGTTTTAACTCCTCTAATATCTTGCAGATGAATTATGGCCGTGTCTGGGCAGAGATAGACCTTGATGCCCTGAAACACAACATCACCGAGGTCCGGCGCTCCCTTGGAGACCGGCGCATACTCTTTGCCATTAAGGCAGATGCCTACGGTCATGGCTTGCGGGAGGTCGCCATTGCCAGTCACCAACTGGTTGACGCATTTGGGGTTGCCAGCGTAGAAGAAGGGGTTAGCTGCCGGCGTGCGGGTGTGGATGAAACACCGGTTCTCATCCTCTCGCCAACTCCGGAAAAGGCGATTCCGGAACTTTTTGAAAATAACCTCATCCCCACCGTCACCGAAATCAACTTTGCCAAAAGCCTTGCCCTTGAGGCGCAGCGCCGCTCAAGTGAGATCCCGGTCCACATTGAGGTTGATACCGGTATGGGTAGGACCGGGGTTTCCCTCAGCGAGGCGCTGGAATTCATCACCGAGATAACAAAACTACCGGGCATCAGGCTTGCCGGCATCTTTACCCATTTTCCCGCTGCTGACACCGACATCAACTTCACCCGGCAACAGGTTGAGGAGTTCAACCGCCTCTTAGCCACCCTGGCGGCAAACGGCATCAAAGGTTTTATCAGCCATGCCGCCAACTCCGCCGGCTGCCTCAACATCCCGGAGGCGCACCTTGATATGGTTCGCCCAGGACTGATGCTTTATGGTATCCTACCCCTATCCTATCACCTTGGGCACCGCCGCGCCCAGTTAAACCTCAAACCGGTGATGAGCCTGCGCTCCCGCATTGTCAACTTGCGCAACTTTCCTCCTGGCACATCAATCAGTTATGAAAGGTCCTATTTCACCACCCGCCCCTCCCGCATTGCGGTCATCTCGGTTGGGTATGGTGATGGCTACCCCTACTCATTAACAAATAAAGGCTACTGCCTCCTTTACGGAAAAAGGGCGCCGGTGGTGGGCAATGTCTCAATGGACTTGACAATGATTGATGTCACCGACATCCCTCAGGCAAAACTGGGTGACACCGTCACCCTTTTAGGTTCTGCTGACGGCAAAACCATCTGCGCCAACGAACTTGCCCTCCTTGCCGAGACCATTCCCTATGAAATCATCTGCCGGGTCAGCCCCCGTGTCCCGCGCATCTACCTTGAAAATGGCAGGGTTGTCCACATCAAAACCCTATTAAACTATGACTGAACAGATAACACCTGAGGAAATACCTGCCTCCCTCAGCACCCTGATTTTAAGCCTTACCGCCACCGCGCTTGCCTATCTTGGCAACCCCATCACCCCGGAAAGCGAGAAAACCGAGCCCAACCTGCCCCTTGCCCGCCACGCCATTGATACAATTGAAATCCTCAAACAGAAGACCGAGGGCAACCGGACAAAAGAGGAGACCGAACTCATTGAAGAGGTCCTAACCCAGCTCCGCCTGATTTACCTCCAGAAGGCAAAGAGCCCCTCCACCTGAAAAGACCAACCTCCCGATAGCCCCGGGGCATGCCCCCGGCATACCTCCAAAATGGGGCAACAACCCGACTTAAAACATCTAACCCATTTATAAAATGTAACTTAAAATCGCTTTAACGGTGTCTCCCCACCCCTTACTATACAGAGGTAAGCGGAGAGGGTGTTTACCTATTTATCAAAAGAACCTTGGTTTCAGTATGCCCGTTTTCCTCCTTACCTGTGCGCACAAAGTAAACACCAGCAGCAACCCGTCTGCCTTGAAAATCTTTGCCATCCCACACCTTCCCTTTGCCTTGCAACTCATTTACGAGCCTGCCCTGAATGTCATAGATGCGGACATCATCAGCCCCATTAATAAATAGCGGCGCTCCTAAACGGCAGGGGTTGGGATAAACAAAAACAGCGGGTTGAGTTACCGGCTGGGGCTCTTGAACCGCAAGGATTCGCTCCAAGAACCGCTCTGCCCACCAAGAGCGCAGGGCAAGTTCGGTTGTGTCCCGACCGGACGGACCTTGACCAGAATCCCCATAGGGTGCGGCGATCACCGCAAAATAAAATGTTAAAACCGAATCCGGCTTGAGGTTAAATGGACCGATGCCTAAAAGCCCGCGCTTGTCAGCAGGTCCGGGGTCAATGGAGTCAAAGGGTTCGTATTCCCCGGTATTGTAATTATAGCCCTTCAAGGTCAGATACTGCTCCGGGTCGGTTACTGGATCAATCTCAATGGAGAAACGCTTGAATGCGCTCAAGTCTCTTGCTTCCGGGGCACGCAGAAGCCTGATTGCGATTGCACCCGGTGTCCCAGATTCCCAACTTTGACCAGGATATTCGGTGTTGTCATAGTCATAAAAGAAGGCGGTGTTTTTCACCGTGAATGTGTCCGAGCCAACTATAAACTGTTTGTTAAGGATCAAACCAGCCATATCATCGCTGTAATCGCCAATATCGGCATCAACCACCATTCCGAAATAGAGCTGATTCAACTCCGCGCCCGAGGCGTTGGCAAGTTCATATTTAAGGAAGAAGAAGTCCCTGGCATTGGCATCGTTAAAGCCGTAAATCGTCAGATAGATGTCAATCCCTAAGGGTCTGCCCGGTTCAATATGGAGATTAGGGTTAGAGTCGGAAAAGGTTGTCCATAGGTCCATCTCTGAGCGGGACTCCTGGGGTGCCATTGGAAAACGGGAGAGCGGCGGTGGCCAGTCGCCCGGATATTTGTAGATGCGGTCTGCAGAGTCAGGCGGTTGACGCCAGTACCGGCAGAGCGCCGGAAACATCTCGGTTTGGCCGGTGTTCGGGTTGTAGCCAATTGTAACCAGGGTGTCGTTACCGATAATCGTGCCAATCCAGGGTCCAGCGCCAAAGATATAGAAGTTTTTTAAAGGCTGGGGCCAGGAGCCTCCCGGTGCGCCCGTGCCGATGGTGATATCAATCCCCCAGCGGGCGTCATTGTAGAATGGGCATTTCCAGTTGTTGAGGTCAAACCACTCCATATCATAGATGCCCAGACAGATTGCAGGCACCAACACAACCATCAGCCTTTTCATACCTACCTCCTTTTTATCTATTATAACCCGGAAAAAATAATTGTCAATATGCGTCGCAGTATGACCCCAAGAATCAAAAGGGATGGGTAAATCAAAACCAGCCAGTCACCATACCGGCGATAAGGGGTCGGGTTTAAAGACTCTGGCACCGTCCCTGATAAGACGGTCTGCTCAAAGAGCCTGGTCTTCTTTAACACCCTGCCATAAGGGTCAACGATAAAGGAAATTCCGTTATTCGCAGAACGGACCATCGGCACACCATTCTCAACCGTGCGCATCACCGCCAGTTCCGCATGCTGATAAGCGCCGGGCAACCTGCCGAACCAGCCATCATTGGTAACAACCACCAAGAGCCTTGAACCCCGGCGCACAAACTCCCGGGCAAGGTCAGGAAATATCGCCTCAAAACAGATGAGCCCGGAAAGTTTGCCAACCCTTGACTGGAAAACTGTATAGTTCCAGCCCCGGTCCCAATTGCCCATATCCGCGGTCCCGATTAGTTTTCTGATTATCGGCAGCTCATCAGAATAGGGGATCTTTTCCGAGAAGGGGACCAGTCGCAACTTGTAATAGCGCTCTTTGATTGTGTCCTCTCCCGGCTTAATAAGAACCGCACCGTTATGCCAGGTGCGATGCCCGTCATCATAAATCGGGGTCCCGGTAAAGATTTCAATATTAAGTGAGTCGCAGAGCCGGTGCAATGCCGGACCCATCTCGGTTGAATGGGTGATGTCAACAAGGGTTGCAGTTTCAGGAAAAATCACCAGATCGGGCTTGGACCCCTGCGCCTCTTTTGTCAGCCTAAGCAAATCCGCCTGAATCCGCGCCCTTGAATTCCAGTCGCCTTTGTCAAGGGGTGAGACATTGGGCTGAACAATTGCCACCTCAAACCAGGGCTTATTTTCCTTAATCCTTAAAAGCCCGTAACAGAGTGGAACTAAAAAAGCCAAGACCAGCCCGATTAAATAACCAGTCCTATTTTTTCTAAAAATCAGCCGGTAGATTAAGAGATTGACAAGAACCAGCCAGGCAGAGAGGATAAAAACACCGCCCAGTGCCGCCCCCTGAATAAAAACCGTCCAGGGTGTCAGGGAAACCCCGAGCAAATCCCAGGGAAAACCAATCTGGGTCCTTGACTTCACAAACTCTAAGATTGGTAAAATCAATGGGGCTGACCAGAACCCAATCTTGCGCACCAGATAGGCGAAAAGACCAAAATAGAGACCTAAATAGCCGAAAAGAAGGACCACCCCAAGGTTCAATAAGAGTCTTGTTATCGGCTCAACCGGAACAACCAAAAACCAGAGCCACCAGAGATGAAAACCGGCGGCAAAGAAGCCAAAAAGCCATCCCCAGAAAAATACCCGTCGCGAATTTTCAACAACCCAGAAAAGGGGCACGAGCGCAAAAAATGACAGAAAGCGCAGGGAAAACGGAGCGAAGGCAAAGCCGAGAGCAAGACCCGCAAGAAAGAGCCACAAGACCTTCTTGCGCCTGCTTGCCTCTGCCCTCATCCCTTAACCCAATTTCACCTCAGAACCGCTGGCATTGGACCGATAAAATGCATCAACAATCCGGTTTATCAAGATGGCATCCCCAACCGAGACATCAGGCGGAACATCACGCAACAGCGAATCAACCCAGAGTTCAATCAGCCTTTTATATGCCTCCCGGTGCAAGCCCTTGCTGGGCAACTGTGGCGTGATATTAACCAATCTGCCCTGGACTTCCTTATTTATGGTTAAGGGGTTAAGCAGTGCCGCACCATGGGTCCCAAAAAGATTGAAATAGACAAAATCCCTTTCCATCAGAAGGCTCCAGCCCACCTCAATGGTCAGAACCAGACCTGAGTCAAACCTTATCAGGGCAAATGCGGTATCCTCAACCATTCCTTCACCAACCCTTTTTGCCGCCACCCCGATAACCGAAACCGGCTTTGCCGGCATCACCAGCCACAATGCCGAGTCCAAGAGCGCGGTCCCCAAAACAAGAAAGGCACCA is a genomic window of candidate division WOR-3 bacterium containing:
- the alr gene encoding alanine racemase, with amino-acid sequence MNYGRVWAEIDLDALKHNITEVRRSLGDRRILFAIKADAYGHGLREVAIASHQLVDAFGVASVEEGVSCRRAGVDETPVLILSPTPEKAIPELFENNLIPTVTEINFAKSLALEAQRRSSEIPVHIEVDTGMGRTGVSLSEALEFITEITKLPGIRLAGIFTHFPAADTDINFTRQQVEEFNRLLATLAANGIKGFISHAANSAGCLNIPEAHLDMVRPGLMLYGILPLSYHLGHRRAQLNLKPVMSLRSRIVNLRNFPPGTSISYERSYFTTRPSRIAVISVGYGDGYPYSLTNKGYCLLYGKRAPVVGNVSMDLTMIDVTDIPQAKLGDTVTLLGSADGKTICANELALLAETIPYEIICRVSPRVPRIYLENGRVVHIKTLLNYD
- a CDS encoding adenylate kinase: METTDCKANDRGVLLVLFGPPGSGKGTQAELLSSRLGFVHYSTGEVFRDHIKRKSPLGLKVESYVAAGGLVPDEIVLEVVDDFVRKNLAQPIVFDGFPRTVPQAEGLDRLLRGLGRELTFAVLIDLDDDEVVRRLSSRRQCANCGKIYNLTFSPPKRDGVCDDCGGELYQRADDREETIRARLAVYKKETKPLVDYYQQRGKMVCLNGGLGRDRVFEELVGLIGRK
- the rpmJ gene encoding 50S ribosomal protein L36, with the translated sequence MKVRSSVKKRCAHCVVVKRKGVVRVICKKEPRHNQRQG
- a CDS encoding CTP synthase; this translates as MAKFIFISGGVVSSLGKGIATASIGLLLKSRGLKVMPLKFDPYINVDPGTMSPFQHGEVFVTDDGAETDLDLGHYERFIGRDLTRDNNLTAGQIYSSVIEKERRGEFLGRTIQVVPHITAEIKERIRKVARGQDVVLTEIGGTVGDIEGLPFLEAARQFAIEAGRENVLYIHLTLVPFIRSAGEFKTKPTQHSVNKLREIGIQPDILLCRAERALPKEAKEKIALFCNVRPEAVIEAIDVENIYRIPLIFQRQGLDSLIIRLLRIKGKTGQDLSGWRGFVERQEKAKETLRIGLCGKYVQLHDAYKSVIEAVHHAATAVGVRPEIEFIEAEEIERGRIPVAEMFKNLGGIIVPGGFGVRGMEGKMAAITYCRKQGMPFLGLCVGMQVAVIEFARNVCGLEGANSTEFNPKTRYPVIYSLPSQRGTRRKGGTMRLGAYPCVLAPNTRAYRSYRRHLVYERHRHRYELNNRFLPLFQKAGLIPSGVSPDGKLVEIIELKDHPFFVATQFHPEFKSRPLSPHPLFVGFIRASYDFARSCAGFHTGTSH
- a CDS encoding DUF1844 domain-containing protein, encoding MTEQITPEEIPASLSTLILSLTATALAYLGNPITPESEKTEPNLPLARHAIDTIEILKQKTEGNRTKEETELIEEVLTQLRLIYLQKAKSPST
- the lnt gene encoding apolipoprotein N-acyltransferase; protein product: MRAEASRRKKVLWLFLAGLALGFAFAPFSLRFLSFFALVPLFWVVENSRRVFFWGWLFGFFAAGFHLWWLWFLVVPVEPITRLLLNLGVVLLFGYLGLYFGLFAYLVRKIGFWSAPLILPILEFVKSRTQIGFPWDLLGVSLTPWTVFIQGAALGGVFILSAWLVLVNLLIYRLIFRKNRTGYLIGLVLAFLVPLCYGLLRIKENKPWFEVAIVQPNVSPLDKGDWNSRARIQADLLRLTKEAQGSKPDLVIFPETATLVDITHSTEMGPALHRLCDSLNIEIFTGTPIYDDGHRTWHNGAVLIKPGEDTIKERYYKLRLVPFSEKIPYSDELPIIRKLIGTADMGNWDRGWNYTVFQSRVGKLSGLICFEAIFPDLAREFVRRGSRLLVVVTNDGWFGRLPGAYQHAELAVMRTVENGVPMVRSANNGISFIVDPYGRVLKKTRLFEQTVLSGTVPESLNPTPYRRYGDWLVLIYPSLLILGVILRRILTIIFSGL
- the map gene encoding type I methionyl aminopeptidase, whose translation is MALYIKSEREIAGIKRAGRVVAGVLRLVAERVGPGVSLRELEGFCVEYIRRHKAVPTFLGYRGFPAAVCISVNEEVVHGIPDSRVLREGDIVKVDVGVTKDGFIADGARTFAVGRVLPEVERLISATEEAFKEGLKYARAGNRVGDISAAIQRYVESKGFSVVRELHGHGVGIELHEEPSIPNFGSPGKGRKLASGMTLAIEPMVNMGSFEVQTLKNGWTVVAADGKPSAHYENTILVTDGEPVILTVEED
- the infA gene encoding translation initiation factor IF-1, giving the protein MGKKDMIQVEGVVTESLPNATFRVQLDSGHIVLAHISGRMRMNWIRILPGDRVTVELSPYDLTRGRIVYRFR
- a CDS encoding T9SS type A sorting domain-containing protein; amino-acid sequence: MKRLMVVLVPAICLGIYDMEWFDLNNWKCPFYNDARWGIDITIGTGAPGGSWPQPLKNFYIFGAGPWIGTIIGNDTLVTIGYNPNTGQTEMFPALCRYWRQPPDSADRIYKYPGDWPPPLSRFPMAPQESRSEMDLWTTFSDSNPNLHIEPGRPLGIDIYLTIYGFNDANARDFFFLKYELANASGAELNQLYFGMVVDADIGDYSDDMAGLILNKQFIVGSDTFTVKNTAFFYDYDNTEYPGQSWESGTPGAIAIRLLRAPEARDLSAFKRFSIEIDPVTDPEQYLTLKGYNYNTGEYEPFDSIDPGPADKRGLLGIGPFNLKPDSVLTFYFAVIAAPYGDSGQGPSGRDTTELALRSWWAERFLERILAVQEPQPVTQPAVFVYPNPCRLGAPLFINGADDVRIYDIQGRLVNELQGKGKVWDGKDFQGRRVAAGVYFVRTGKEENGHTETKVLLINR